One segment of Procambarus clarkii isolate CNS0578487 chromosome 1, FALCON_Pclarkii_2.0, whole genome shotgun sequence DNA contains the following:
- the LOC123756823 gene encoding putative uncharacterized protein ENSP00000383309: MKGDVSLTPIPGDVSLTPIPGDVSLTPIPGDVSLTPIPGDVSLTPIPGDVSLTPIPGDVSLTPIPGDVSLTHIPGDVSLTPIPGDVSLTHIPGDVSLTPIPGDVSLTPIPGDVSLTPIPGDVSLTPIPGDESLTPIPGDVSLTTIPGDVSLTSIPGDVSLTPIPGDVSLTPIPGDVSLTPIPGDVSLTPIPGDVSLTPIPGDVSHTSIPGDVSLTPIPGDVSLTPIPGDVSLTTIPGDVSLTPIPGNVSLTTILGDVSLTPIPGDVSLTPIPGDVSLTTIPGDVSLTTIPGDVSLTPIPGDVSLTPIPGDVSLTPIPGDVSLTPIPGDVSLTTIPGDVSLTPIPGDVSLTTIPGDVSLTPIPGDVSLTTIPGDVSLTTIPGDVSLTPIPGDVSLTPIPGDVSLTPIPGDVSLTPIPGDVSLTPIPGDVSHTSIPGDVSLTPIPGDVSLTPIPGDVSLTTIPGDVSLTPIPGDVSLTTIPGDVSLTPIPGDVSLTPIPGDVSLTTIPGDVSLTTIPGDVSLTPIPGDVSLTTIPGDVSLTPIPGDVSLTTIPGDVSLTPIPGDVSLTTIPGDVSLTPIPGDVSLTPIPGDVSLTPIPGDVSLTPIPGDVSLTPIPGDVSLTTIPGDVSLTPIPGDVSLTTIPGDVSLTPIPGDVSLTPIPGDVSLTTIPGDVSLTTIPGDVSLTPIPGDVSLTTIPGDVSLTPIPGDVSLTTIPGDVSLTPIPGDVSLTTIPGDVSLTPIPGDVSLTTIPGDVSLTTIPRDVSLTPIPGDVSLTTIPGDVSLTTIPGDVSPGNGSVFVL, from the exons ATGAAGG GGGACGTGTCCCTCACTCCCATTCCAGGGGACGTGTCTCTCACTCCCATTCCAGGGGACGTGTCTCTCACTCCCATTCCAGGGGATGTGTCCCTCACTCCCATTCCAGGGGACGTGTCCCTCACTCCCATTCCAGGGGACGTGTCCCTCACTCCCATTCCAGGGGACGTGTCCCTCACTCCTATTCCAGGGGACGTGTCCCTCACGCACATTCCAGGGGACGTGTCCCTCACTCCTATTCCAGGGGACGTGTCCCTCACGCACATTCCAGGGGACGTGTCCCTCACTCCCATTCCAGGGGACGTATCCCTCACTCCCATTCCGGGGGACGTGTCCCTCACTCCCATTCCAGGGGACGTGTCCCTCACTCCCATTCCAGGGGACGAGTCTCTCACTCCCATTCCAGGGGACGTGTCCCTCACTACCATTCCAGGGGACGTGTCCCTCACTTCCATTCCAGGGGACGTGTCCCTCACTCCCATTCCAGGGGACGTGTCCCTCACTCCCATTCCAGGGGACGTGTCCCTCACTCCCATTCCAGGGGACGTGTCTCTCACTCCCATTCCAGGGGACGTGTCTCTCACTCCCATTCCAGGGGACGTGTCCCACACTTCCATTCCAGGGGACGTGTCCCTCACTCCCATTCCAGGGGACGTGTCTCTCACTCCCATTCCAGGGGACGTGTCCCTCACTACCATTCCAGGGGACGTGTCTCTCACTCCCATTCCAGGGAACGTGTCCCTCACTACCATTCTAGGGGACGTGTCCCTCACTCCCATTCCAGGGGACGTGTCCCTCACTCCCATTCCAGGGGACGTGTCCCTCACTACCATTCCAGGGGACGTGTCCCTCACTACCATTCCAGGGGACGTGTCCCTCACTCCCATTCCAGGGGACGTGTCTCTCACTCCCATTCCAGGGGACGTGTCCCTCACTCCCATTCCAGGGGACGTGTCCCTCACTCCCATTCCAGGGGACGTGTCCCTCACTACCATTCCAGGGGACGTGTCCCTCACTCCCATTCCAGGGGACGTGTCCCTCACTACCATTCCAGGGGACGTGTCCCTCACTCCCATTCCAGGGGACGTGTCCCTCACTACCATTCCAGGGGACGTGTCCCTCACTACCATTCCAGGAGACGTGTCCCTCACTCCCATTCCAGGGGACGTGTCCCTCACTCCCATTCCAGGGGACGTGTCCCTCACTCCCATTCCAGGGGACGTGTCTCTCACTCCCATTCCAGGGGACGTGTCTCTCACTCCCATTCCAGGGGACGTGTCCCACACTTCCATTCCAGGGGACGTGTCCCTCACTCCCATTCCAGGGGACGTGTCTCTCACTCCCATTCCAGGGGACGTGTCCCTCACTACCATTCCAGGGGACGTGTCTCTCACTCCCATTCCAGGGGACGTGTCCCTCACTACCATTCCAGGGGACGTGTCCCTCACTCCCATTCCAGGGGACGTGTCCCTCACTCCCATTCCAGGGGACGTGTCCCTCACTACCATTCCAGGGGACGTGTCCCTCACTACCATTCCAGGGGACGTGTCCCTCACTCCCATTCCAGGGGACGTGTCTCTCACTACCATTCCAGGGGACGTGTCCCTCACTCCCATTCCAGGGGACGTGTCCCTCACTACCATTCCAGGGGACGTGTCTCTCACTCCCATTCCAGGGGACGTGTCCCTCACTACCATTCCAGGGGACGTGTCCCTCACTCCCATTCCAGGGGACGTGTCCCTCACTCCCATTCCAGGGGACGTGTCCCTCACTCCCATTCCAGGGGACGTGTCCCTCACTCCCATTCCAGGGGACGTGTCCCTCACTCCCATTCCAGGGGACGTGTCCCTCACTACCATTCCAGGGGACGTGTCTCTCACTCCCATTCCAGGGGACGTGTCCCTCACTACCATTCCAGGGGACGTGTCCCTCACTCCCATTCCAGGGGACGTGTCCCTCACTCCCATTCCAGGGGACGTGTCCCTCACTACCATTCCAGGGGACGTGTCCCTCACTACCATTCCAGGGGACGTGTCCCTCACTCCCATTCCAGGGGACGTGTCCCTCACTACCATTCCAGGGGACGTGTCTCTCACTCCCATTCCAGGGGACGTGTCCCTCACTACCATTCCAGGGGACGTGTCCCTCACTCCCATTCCAGGGGACGTGTCTCTCACTACCATTCCAGGGGACGTGTCCCTCACTCCCATTCCAGGGGACGTGTCCCTCACTACCATTCCAGGGGACGTGTCCCTCACTACCATTCCAAGGGACGTGTCCCTCACTCCCATTCCAGGGGACGTGTCCCTCACTACCATTCCAGGGGACGTGTCCCTCACTACCATTCCAGGGGACGTGTCCCCAGGAAACGGTTCAGTCTTTGTGCTttaa